A window of Benincasa hispida cultivar B227 chromosome 9, ASM972705v1, whole genome shotgun sequence genomic DNA:
GAATACAAACACGTATGAACATCAGAAGACATAGGAGGTAAGCTCTGAAACCCCCAATCTTGTTCCTTCATTCCCATTGTCTCTGTTACACACTTATGTTGTGCATGCCAATCAAACTGTTTGTCATCTTCATTGTTACTACCAGATTCAATACTACCATGTTCGATCTTCGAAGCACTCTTCGAACGGTCAGTGGCTTCATCGTCGTGGCCAGGTTCCTTTTGAAAGAACCAGAGCTTGGCTTCTTTTCCCattgcttttattttttgcaAGAGCACAAGAGGGTCAATGTCGCCTAATATTGTTACCAGCCCTTTATTTGGGTCTATAGTAACAGATTCCACTCCTACCACAGTAAATTCACATATGAAGGGGGAAAACTCAGATGCAACATAAGGGTAAATGCAAGTTCTATATTGTGATGAAAGAGATGAGGATTGAaatgtttcttattaaaaaggaaagaaataccTTTTGGGGCCTTggtttttcttattaaaaaggaaagaaataccTTTTGGGCCCTTAGTTTTCATTTcgtaataagtttcaaaattataccTTTTTTACGATTCTtagtttaatttctatttagctcctaggtttcaaaatgttacatttctaactttaatttttgagtttaatttctatttggtctcGAGATTCTAAAATGTTAGTTTTGAGTTCAGTTTCTATGTGGTCTcgaggtttcaaaatgttacattttttttttctaaattctgagttttgtttcattttagtcCTCAAATTTGAAGATTTACATTGTTAACCTTGATTgttattaaatactcacttttagtTCTTGATATTAATgtctatttaataatttaaaagaattataattgaTTAATCTCCTCTTCACCAATTTTCCATCACTATTGACTAAAAATATTCGcatcataattattttacattAATTTACTGAAAAAATACCAAATACATAGTCTAAACTCCTAACTCACAACTTAAAGGTAAAAATGTAGCATTAAAAAAACATAGCAacgaaataaaatttaaatcaaaactcATCGAGCAAAAGTATAAGATTTTGAAAGATAGGAATGCAAATGAAAACTAAACACAAAAAATGATGACTTCTCCATCCTGAAAACAACATACCATTTGATTTGAGGAGCTTCTTTTCTAGCTTTAGAGGGCACTTTTGACAGCAGTTGATATCCATTTTTATGGTACAAATCTGCAGATTAAGTTGGAGAAGAAATataaaagagaaggaagaagaagaattaagAAAAAGATAACTGAAAAGTGCTTACTGAAGAAGATGGTGCTTTATCATCCGCCATTGGAACTGATTAAGCTTCAAGATGGCCCTTCCCACAGACAAGATTAAACTAgcaaaaagagaagagaaagagagatttTCTATGGAAATTTGTACTTAAGGGAATTTATTGAGGTTGAAAAGCACCAATGGAAAGTGCTTTTTTTACGTGGTTACCATAtttaagaaagagagagaggattTATGGAAAGCAATTTATTTTAGCTCATTTTAAAATAAGGAATTTTTATATCATCTCATGACGTGTCAAATGTTGGATAAAAATGGTATGTAAGATGAAAATATGGTCAATCATGagacttttttcttttagatcaATAATAAGGTAAAAATTCAAATCTCTAACTTCTAGAATATACGGTATGTTTAGGTgtaattttgagatttttaaaatcattttcttcatgTTTATAATTACTCCTAAACACACTTTTaatcaatcaaaattaattcaatttttaattttacacttttaaaagtaattttgtactattaaaattgattttaaattattaaaaatattttctaattaattttaaaaatgacaaaagtgattttaatccAGTCAAAATCCCTCCAAAACATAAATATTGTTCTTATCAGTTGAATTATAAACATGTTTGGCCGTACGTCACTTCTCATAACTAATCAAGATGTATttgataagaaaaatgaaatagagTAGGAATGCATATAACATCATTTTGTTGTTAATGTAAACATAGTTCAACTGGTTTTGATATAGACTCTCGACCAAGGTTTTGGTCAGATTTCCCACATGTCCACATGTTGAACTAAAACAAAGCAACCAcaacattttataaatgttttcaaaaaaaaaaaattgaacaataAACTTCGAAAATAAACGGTAATCTTATCCATTAAACTATGCTTGAAACCGCAAAAACAAAATACGTCAACGATTGTCTATATAAATCAAAGGTTGAAATCTTCTAACCTAACCTAACTAATAGTTGTATTTTAAATTGTGAACATGAACATGCTCAATAACAACTAGTCATTACCTAAATAATCCTGCATCCTTCTGTATTGTCATCATTGAATAGGTACTACCCTGGCGCATTCCCCATCGGTGGTGGTTGCTCCTGCAAATAATAAGGTAGGGCTCCAACCTCTGATAATATCCATGCATTGGTGGCATTGGTGGTGACACCGGTTTCGACGTTCGAGGGCAAAAACCATGACTTCCATGAAGACTCACACCTCCATATTATGATGACTGCCGCATAAACACCTGGTTGCGGAGTGGCGGGGCCACTGGTGGATTGACGGCAGTTGCCTCATTGATGTGAACCTTGTTGGACCAACCATGGTGGTCGAAAAAATGGCTGAAGTCGGAATTACCATATTGAGTCCTGCGATTTTTGTAATGATAGTTGTCTAAATTAATGGATGGGTTGTTATGATGATTCGGAACAATGTTATTAATGGTGGCCGCCGGCATCGGCATCGGTACCAACGCTGGTGCCAATGTCGGTGTTGTATTCCCCATGGCCGAAAATTGTGCTAACTTTGATGTTGGTGTTGTATTTTCCCTGGTCGGAAATTGTGTCGATGATGGTGTCGTATTATTCCTGGCCGAAAATTGTGTTAAATTTGGTGCCCGTGTCGGATTCTCCATGGCCAAAAATTGTGCTTTCTTGCCAGCGTTTGCAATTGCTTTTACAAAGATTGATAGATCAAAGTTTTTTTCTGCAGTGATTTTGACCAATCCTACTTCTATATTCATGTCTATGGAAATGACTCCTTCATTGGAATCCATTACAACACCCAAAACAAGTTcttagaataaatatttaacagccacaataaacaaaatgtatgtataatatatatatatatagtgtcaGAATCAAATCTCTAACCTCGATCGATagtatttaaaacttaaaattagtAATTGTATTAATCAAAATCTTAAAACTTTTATAAGTAAATCGATTTAGCCCTATATTAGGAATGTATACGTTTATGACTTATTTAAATGCAAAGATTTATATGAAAATAGACCGTAAATGACTTCTTTAATATGATTAGTCTACGTTAGAACTCAATTGACATTGTCTATTTCTCCTAAAGATATATGACAATTTTTCTCGTTAATAAATTTAGGAacactttttttataaaattggggGTAAGGGGATTCAAACCAGGATGGTTCGTAACACACCCAatgtcaattgaactatgttCGCTTTGACTAAATTTAGGAGCATTTGAGTACCAAGAAAAACTCACACGATATTAAATCTTAGATATATGATTGTCATATATTGAATTCATGATCCTTTATTAACGGGTTCTATATAAGACATTTGTGTGTGTGAACGTGAGTGTGTTCTATATGTAttaggttttattttattttgtcttaagattttttttttgtgagaatTAAAAtaggtaattttaattttagaatttctaTAGATATGTATTTACTTAAaagttaattacaaatatataccttttacttttctaaaatatatatactaatatagcatttttaaattcataaataatttattaatttaaataggtTTTACCTTTAGGTAGAGTTGAACATTTGATATAACAAAAATGATGATGTTGACTTCTACATTAttatcaaaatttggtttgatctCACTCTATGTATACTAAGATCATATAATCTCCAAATTATAATACAGtcaaacaaattaaattaacaaaagttAATGACAGTTAttcctaaaaagaaaaagaaaaaaaaaagttaatgagAATgatctaaacaaaaaaaaattaaaaagttttagactttgtttggtaatcatttgtttttctttttatttttagtttgtaaaaattaaatttataaatactcattttaattctaaatttctatctttattatctactttatagcaatgttttcaaaaatcaaattaagttataaaaactaaaaaaacatggtttaaaaaaaatagttttggaattttgctAAAGAATTTAActcttttacttagaaaaaatgaaaattattgtaagaaattgagagaaaatatgcttaattttttaaattaaaaatcaaatgattaccaaatgagaccttaagtatatttaatataaattttataaattactaAGGCCCATTGgttaatcttttgattttttttagatattaaGTATGTAAAttctatctctaaatttcttttttttttatccactttttaccaatgttCTAAAAAAACTATGCCAAATGTTGAAAACTAAGGCCATGTTtatggtaaccatttggttttttgtttttggtttttgtttttgaaatttaagtctatttcatccacatttcttacaataatttgcatcttttttaagtggaatggttgaattcttagtcaaattccaaaaacaaaaataactttttgaaaactattttttttagttctcaaaatttgacttggttttttaaactattggtaaaaggtagataacaaataagaaatttgggaataaaaataatattcataggcttaattttaaaaataaaaataaataaataaaatagttaccaaacggggcctaaaaaaagttgtttttaaaattagttttttgtttttggaattgggTTAAAAATTCAACCGTTTTACAAATATGCAAACTTTTATaagaaactaaaagaaaatagatttatttttaaaaatcaaatagttaccaaacaaatcaaatttgaattttgtaacTCAATCTATAtcattctaaaagaaaaaaatacctGGAATTGTGGAAAGCTTCTTCCTTATTTTCTTGGGACATGCATTGTAGAAATGGGTCTATACCAAAAAATGAGCATTAATATGTAaatctaagatttttttttaaataaaaaaaaaaagaatgaaatatgAAGAATGAAGAATTATACTACATCATCATTGGAATATTTGCCATTTTCCATTGATGAAACACAGAGAAAATTACAATgtgaaaaattgataattagggtttttttcccTTCCCATTGCTGAATGATTTATATATGGATATTAACAACTTTCCATATAACATTTTCAAGCTTCTTCTAATAcattatattttgtaaaattggaaaaaaaaaatgtataatttcCACTAGAGCTTATATGAAGATATAAGTCTAAGATTTATCTGGATACTtcaatactatttttttttctttcggtttttttatttttattattttaatttttaatcttcactcgtggttattttattttattttattttatttttggatgcgtcaatactctttttttttctttcaggtttttattttttattattttatttttggaaatttaaatgtaaattCAATTTACAAAAATCTTCAAAATCTTCACAAATTTTTCCACTTCCCCTTTCACTAAAATCTCCCCAAATTTAGTCTATTCCTCGATGGTTTGAATTCATTTCGAATTTAGAACTTGGGTAGTAAGCAATTATGTACTATCTGATTTGAGATTCGAGGttatatataaaagtagtaTTCAAAATTCTGATCACTTGGCCATCGATGATTAGGTTAATATAAGGTTTGTTTTGAGTAACATTCTAAATACCTAAAAAGtatgttttttaaatatttaaaggaGGTTTTAAGCATATGGGGAAAAATTCAAGACAACATAATGATAAATGAAAGCTATAGTGGCCAAAATGAGTCTAGCTTAATCAATATTATACTTGTACTATCAAGCTCGAGATTTGATTCACCCACCCACATATcgtattaaaaaataaaaaaattaacatataacattataattttttttaaggaacgAA
This region includes:
- the LOC120084626 gene encoding uncharacterized protein LOC120084626, encoding MADDKAPSSSICTIKMDINCCQKCPLKLEKKLLKSNGMLFSGWRSHHFLCLVFICIPIFQNLILLLDESLDYVFETFQSSSLSSQYRTCIYPYVASEFSPFICEFTVVGVESVTIDPNKGLVTILGDIDPLVLLQKIKAMGKEAKLWFFQKEPGHDDEATDRSKSASKIEHGSIESGSNNEDDKQFDWHAQHKCLAACYVF